A genomic segment from Nicotiana sylvestris chromosome 1, ASM39365v2, whole genome shotgun sequence encodes:
- the LOC104216223 gene encoding 26S proteasome non-ATPase regulatory subunit 1 homolog A-like, giving the protein MATAATMVSSAGGLLAMLNESHPQLKLHALSNLNAFVDYFWPEISTSVPVIESLYEDEEFDQRQLAALVASKVFYHLGEHNDSLSYALGAGPLFDVSEDTDYVHTVLAKALDEYASHKTKAAESNDEATKVDPRLEAIVERMLDKCIVDGKYQQAIGMAIECRRLDKVAEAIVSSDNVDATLAYCSNVSHNFVNRREYRSEVLRLLVDVYEKSPSPNYLSMCQWLMFLDKPETVASILEKLLRSENKDDALLAFQIAFDLVENEHQAFLLRVRDRLSSPNLQPSEPAQPLPADSDRAPTEDAEASEDVPLLEESRPSGGTLTTADPKEAMYAERLGKLKGILSGETSIQLTLQFLYSHNKSDLLILKTIKQSVEMRNSVCHSATIYANAIMHAGTTVDTFLRENLDWLSRATNWAKFSATAGLGVIHSGHLQQGRSLMAPYLPQGGAGGGGSPYSEGGALYALGLIHANHGEGIKQFLRDSLRSTNVEVIQHGACLGLGLAALGTADEDIYDDIKNVLYTDSAVAGEAAGIGMGLLMVGTASEKAGEMLAYAHETQHEKIIRGLALGIALTVYGREEEADTLIEQMTRDQDPILRYGGMYALALAYRGTANNKAIRQLLHFAVSDVSDDVRRTAVLALGFVMYSEPEQMPRIVSLLSESYNPHVRYGAAMAVGISCAGTGLSEAISLLEPLTSDVVDFVRQGALIAMAMVMVQISEASDSRVGAFRRQLEKIVLDKHEDTMSKMGAILASGILDAGGRNVTIKLLSKTKHDKITAVVGLAVFSQFWYWYPLIYFVSLAFSPTALIGLNYDLKVPKFEFVSHAKPSLFEYPKPTTVATTTSAVKLPTAVLSTSARAKARASKKEAEKAIAEKAAGTESSSGAPSSGESMQVDTPAEKKNEPEPSFEMLTNPARVVPAQEKYIKFLEESRYVPVKSSPSGFVLLRDLRPDEPEILSLTDAPSSTASSTGGGSTGQQAPASAMAVDEEPQPPPAFEYTS; this is encoded by the exons ATGGCGACGGCTGCAACGATGGTGAGTTCGGCGGGTGGTTTATTGGCGATGCTGAACGAATCCCACCCACAGTTGAAACTCCACGCGCTCTCAAATCTCAACGCCTTTGTTGATTACTTTTGGCCTGAGATCTCTACCTCTGTCCCTGTCAT TGAAAGCTTGTACGAGGATGAAGAGTTTGATCAAAGACAACTAGCTGCATTAGTTGCTTCAAAG GTTTTCTATCATTTGGGTGAACATAATGACTCATTATCCTATGCCCTTGGAGCTGGCCCTCTCTTTGATGTTTCTGAGGATACTGACTATGTTCATACAGTTCTCG CTAAAGCCCTGGATGAGTATGCAAGCCATAAGACTAAGGCAGCTGAGTCAAATGATGAAGCCACAAAGGTGGACCCTAGGCTGGAGGCTATTGTGGAGAGAATGCTTGATAA GTGTATAGTGGATGGCAAATATCAGCAAGCCATTGGCATGGCCATTGAATGCCGAAGGCTGGATAAGGTTGCCGAAGCAATTGTTAGCAGTGATAACGTTGATGCCACTCTAGCATATTGCAGTAATGTTTCCCATAACTTCGTCAATCGTAGAGAATATCGAAGTGAG GTGCTTCGTCTTCTTGTCGATGTGTATGAGAAGTCACCATCTCCAAACTATTTGAGCATGTGCCAGTGGCTTATGTTTTTGGATAAACCAGAGACTGTAGCAAGCATATTGGAGAAGCTATTAAGATCAGAAAATAAAGATGATGCTCTATTGGCATTTCAAATAGCTTTTGACCTTGTAGAGAACGAGCACCAAGCTTTTCTTTTGAGGGTTAGGGACCGGCTTTCCAGCCCAAACCTACAACCTTCAGAGCCGGCACAGCCGTTACCTGCGGATTCTGATCGAGCACCGACTGAAGATGCAGAAGCTTCAGAGGATGTTCCATTGTTAGAAGAAAGCAGACCTTCAGGTGGGACGTTAACAACTGCAGATCCAAAAGAAGCTATGTATGCTGAAAGGTTGGGAAAACTAAAAGGGATTCTATCAGGGGAGACCTCAATACAGTTGACCTTGCAATTCTTATACAGCCATAACAA GTCAGATCTCCTTATTCTTAAAACAATAAAGCAGTCTGTTGAGATGAGAAATAGTGTGTGTCACAGTGCAACAATATATGCGAATGCGATCATGCATGCTGGAACGACTGTGGATACATTCCTTAGGGAGAACCTG GACTGGCTAAGCCGTGCAACAAATTGGGCTAAATTCAGTGCGACAGCTGGACTGGGTGTTATCCACAGTGGCCATTTGCAGCAGGGGAGATCACTTATGGCACCTTACTTGCCTCAAGGTGGAGCTGGTGGAGGTGGTAGTCCATATTCAGAAGGTGGTGCCTTGTATGCTCTTGGTTTAATTCATGCAAATCATGGGGAGGGCATCAAACAGTTTCTTCGTGATAGTCTACGTAGTACAAATGTCGAG GTTATTCAGCATGGTGCCTGCTTAGGACTTGGGTTGGCTGCTCTAGGAACCGCTGATGAAGACATTTATGATGACATTAAAAACGTCCTATATACTGACAGTGCCGTTGCTGGAGAGGCTGCTGGTATTGGTATGGGTTTATTGATGGTTGGAACTGCAAGTGAGAAGGCAGGTGAGATGCTTGCTTATGCTCATGAGACGCAACATGAGAAGATAATCAG GGGTTTGGCACTAGGTATAGCTCTCACAGTCTACGGAAGGGAAGAAGAAGCGGATACACTGATTGAACAAATGACTAGGGATCAAGACCCTATATTGCGTTATGGTGGAATGTATGCTTTAGCATTGGCTTACAGAGGAACTGCGAATAATAAAGCTATCCGTCAGTTGCTGCATTTTGCTGTATCAGATGTTAGTGATGATGTCCGCCGGACAGCAGTTTTGGCACTTGGATTTGTTATGTATTCTGAGCCAGAGCAG ATGCCTCGTATTGTATCGTTGTTGTCAGAGTCTTACAATCCACATGTTCGATATGGTGCGGCTATGGCAGTAGGCATTTCTTGTGCAGGTACTGGTCTGAGTGAGGCCATCTCATTGTTGGAGCCTTTGACATCAGATGTGGTTGATTTTGTACGTCAAGGTGCTCTCATAGCGATGGCCATGGTGATGGTCCAGATAAGTGAAGCTAGTGATTCCCGCGTGGGTGCCTTCAG GCGACAACTGGAGAAAATTGTCCTAGATAAGCATGAAGATACCATGAGTAAAATGGGTGCAATTTTGGCCTCTGGTATTCTTGATGCTGGTGGAAGAAACGTGACAATCAAGTTACTTTCAAAGACTAAACATGACAAAATTACAGCAGTCGTTGGACTAGCTGTTTTTAGTCAGTTTTGGTATTGGTATCCACTTATATATTTCGTTAGCTTAGCATTCTCACCAACAGCCTTGATTGGTCTCAATTATGACCTAAAAGTGCCAAAGTTCGAGTTTGTATCACACGCTAAGCCCTCACTATTTGAGTATCCTAAGCCAACCACTGTAGCCACCACAACTTCTGCTGTGAAACTTCCCACAGCTGTTTTATCAACATCGGCTAGGGCTAAGGCAAGGGCTAGCAAGAAAGAGGCTGAGAAAGCCATTGCCGAGAAGGCAGCTGGAACAGAGTCATCTTCTGGTGCACCAAGTTCTGGGGAGTCCATGCAG GTGGATACTCCAGCggagaagaaaaatgaaccaGAGCCATCATTTGAGATGTTGACCAACCCTGCTAGGGTGGTTCCAGCTCAGGAGAAATACATAAAGTTTTTGGAAGAAAGCAGATATGTGCCAGTTAAATCATCACCTTCTGGATTTGTGCTTCTGAGAGATCTACGTCCTGATGAACCTGAAATATTGTCCCTCACTGATGCACCCTCGTCAACTGCATCCAGCACTGGTGGTGGATCAACTGGACAACAGGCCCCGGCATCAGCAATGGCTGTTGATGAGGAGCCTCAGCCACCACCGGCATTTGAGTACACAtcgtga